The genomic region CAAAGGATTCAGTATCTCATTTTGTGTTCTTCGCATTCAGTAATTTGTATATGTTTCAGTTCATgatatcattctgattatcattattattattattattattatcattactattattattattattattatcattattattattattattactgtcattattattatcattatcattatcatcataatcatcattattattattataatactaatcattattatagcatcatcattgttaatatcatcattattgttatcatcattattattatcattactactactattattattatcattatcatcatcattattatcgttgtctttattgtcaccattgctattattataatcgtcattaatgttatcattattattatcagcagcagcagtagcaacagcattgtttttataattactattattatcgctgttattattactattatcattatcatattttcattatcgttattatcgttactgtaatcatcatcattactatgattatgaatACTAGCatttcatcactttcatcatcaatattacttatCTGAAATTTGAGAGAGCTGAAAGCGTGTTCCTGATGTGTTCACAATTTATTCACTGGTTTATGAGCAAATTGGTACCACTGATATTTCTCTGTAGATAAATTCATTCACTGTAACAGTTTGTCACATAACTTCACAACGATTCCCCTTCTTTCAGACGTGGAAAATGAACTCTCGGCGgccgaggaagaggacgaggacatGGGTGAGGAAAGCAATGTTTTGTTTATGTCTAAATTCCTGTTCATGAATATGTTGGTCCGTTGGAGTTTGTCTGTTGGTGTGACTAAGACCTTTTGTTTGATCCCCCAGATGTCGAGAGCCCCCTAGACCTGCTCGACAGAAAGGGCAAGGGCAAAGGCAAGGGTAAAGGCAAAGGCAAGGGTAAAGGCAAAGGCAAGGGTAAAGGCAAAGGAAAGGGCAAAGGCAAAGGAAAGGGCAAGGGTAAGGGCAATGGCAAGGGAaaagacaatgacaatggtaaaggCAATGGCAAGGGAAAAGGCAAGGGTAAGGGCAAAGGCAAGGGCAAGGGAAAAGGCAAAGGCAAGGGTAAGGGCGACGGCAAGGGCAAGGACAAGGACGACGACGACTGCGACGACACCCCGAAGCAGTGCAGCAACAAGAACGGCAGGTGCATGAGCCGCAGGCAGTCCTGCGCCGGCAACACGGACGACTCCGACTGCAGAGGCAACGACCAAACCTGCTGCATGAAATACCAGTGCAGCAACACCCCGAAGGAGTGCGAGAGAAACAACGGCATCTGCATCAACAGAATGGACAACTGCGCTGGCAAGACGCAGAATAATCTCTGCGAGAACGAGCACTGCACTTGCTGCAAGAAGGACGAGTGCGGCAAGACGTCGTCCAAGTGCTCCAGCAAGAGAGGCAAATGCATCAACATCATGGACTACTGTGACGGGAAGACAGACAGCGATCTCTGCGACGGCAACAACTGCACGTGCTGCTACGATTCCAAATGAGTCAGGAAAGTTGCTCCtgtcctcctctgtccctcttcctttctccttcgtcaACTCCTTCACGATTCTGCTTGCTGACCAGAGGCTCTTTGTGAAGCGCCATCTCACTGAATGCCACTGGGGCGAAAGGGCCCTTGCAGTGACCAGCATTGTATTTGTTGCAATCAACATGAGTGTTTTACCATGTTACAAAGGTGCTTGAAGACAACCGGTTTATGTCAGGTAGTGGTTGCTTGTAACTGCAAGGGCTGCAAAAGCCTGCAACAAAGGGAATTGAATTTCTGTTCATAATTACGTCTTCGTTTCTAAGAGTATTAAAGAATGTTGTAGCAATTCTATTGTTTCCAGAACCAGTATTCCTAGAGTGAAGTTGTGtgatacatgaatacacacacgcacaaacataatcTTTTTGCGTTTTAAACATAAAATAATCGAATACACGAAAGAGTGTAAATGAAACAGTAGCTGGAAAACCATGcaataaaaatgaattattatTCTTCCTGAAACTGCAAACGAATTCATTAATTTACAAAagaatatttgtatatctatgttcATGAAATAATTCTCCAAGTATTTATAGGGCATGCATATTTCACAATCTATTGAAACCAAACGGAAAACACAGAAAACAACGATTGCTGAACGAAAAgcctgaataaaataaaataatcgtgGTCACACAGTAACCATATTGTGGTGGATAACATCtgacaatattcataacaatttCTTCATTTTGGTGAATGTACCCCTCCCTTATCTTGTATTTTACCAATAACCTTAAATAACCCTAAACAGATTTCACATTTTGAATGAACTCCACATTCACATATTAgcaaacacaataaaaaatacagcatttttacacataaatataattaaatatgacGGACTGAATGATTTGCATAAAATTTCCGATTGCTTATGGCAAAATCTCTAGAAACCACTGCAAAGACTTCGCGTGAGGAAGAGATCGGTTGGTGTACTCAGTGAGGCGATGTATGTAAGCACAGGTTTACAAAAGCCTTGTACCATCAACATAGAAAATGTGATGTGTTTTACTACTCTTAGACAACAAATCTGTTGCATTACTCCACCATAGCATTGCTCAGTTAAACGTAGATTTATAGTATTAGTTAATGGATTGACACTCAATATAAACAAGACACTAAAACCGTATCTGCATCCATGGCGCAACAAACACAGTGTTGCTGAAATGGTAGTCATAAGACAGCCGATATTGCAAATATCTCTTTTCCTGATGTAGTATTTGGACTCCTGACACAGTGTAGCAAACTGTGCACTTCATTTACactaaaaagaaaacatatcacaagaaggaaaagatggtgGACAGACGACCGGATATGACAGATTGTAACACTACATTgagtagaaagataaagaatccACACGGACCGAATCATAACAAATGCCAGATCAGACCTATCTATCTTGTATGCTGAATGGCTCAGAGTTAAGGAGCGCGAGTGCTGGCATAGCGTTCGCGAGTTCGAGGAGACAGCGGCCTGTATGACCTGTATGCCCCCGCCACGCGGCGTCGGACAACCTAAATCTTTGCGAGCTAATATGAAGAGCgtcaggaaagggagaaggaaaatatcaGGGTAAACATTATAAAGAAATTAAGAttatatgtgagcatatatatatatatatatatatatatatatatatatatatatatatatatatatatatatatatatatatgtgtgtgtgtgtgtgtgtgtgtgtgtgtgtctatatatatatatatatatatatatatatatatatatatatatatatatatatatatatatataaaacatacatatatatactgccagACTTTTCGTCGACGGTCATCCTTCGCCGACAGACTATCAGCCGACCGGCCATTTCGCCGACAACTGTTTCGCCATCGGCCATAATGTCGTATTGATATATCCCCAAACTGAGCGCAGACAAGTCCACAAAGGCCATTCATATTTCACAGTAAAAATTTAATTAAGGAGGACATTTACTAAAATACCTGAGGCAAACATATTTAAAAACATTGAGGGAAATATTGATTCATTCCAAACAAAACTAATATGAACAGTCAAAATGATATTGTGACTTGAATATTGCGAGCAACAAGAAGTCATGCCTTTCGAAATCTTCATACTTCATAAGGGTCTTCAGCCTATCATCCACTAGCCAATATTTGCTAGTGGGCGTCCCGAGCTCCACTCAATGACTCATCCGCCAGCTCCCACTCCTAGACGGAATGCTCTTTCGGAACGGAACGAATCGGAACATAGACGCGCGGATGATATTCTTCGCTCGATATTCTTTGTGTCAGCCTTCCAAAGTATTGGTTGGCCACGGAAGCCCACCTGGCGATCTTTGCAATGCATTCCACACGGAGATACCGAATGGCAGGCTTCGACGTCTTCCTCGccgaattacatatatatgtatttacacatacatatgtgtatatataggaaaCCCTaggattaagatatatatatatatatatatatatatatatatatatatatatatatatatgtatatatatatattatgaatacatatttatgtgtacatatatata from Penaeus vannamei isolate JL-2024 chromosome 26, ASM4276789v1, whole genome shotgun sequence harbors:
- the LOC113824771 gene encoding uncharacterized protein isoform X1; the protein is MKISILSILALLVVGAALAQDIERKTEDCDTEGGCVQRAEDVENELSAAEEEDEDMDVESPLDLLDRKGKGKGKGKGKGKGKGKGKGKGKGKGKGKGKGKGKGNGKGKDNDNGKGNGKGKGKGKGKGKGKGKGKGKGKGDGKGKDKDDDDCDDTPKQCSNKNGRCMSRRQSCAGNTDDSDCRGNDQTCCMKYQCSNTPKECERNNGICINRMDNCAGKTQNNLCENEHCTCCKKDECGKTSSKCSSKRGKCINIMDYCDGKTDSDLCDGNNCTCCYDSK
- the LOC113824771 gene encoding protein qua-1 isoform X2, whose protein sequence is MDYDSVNTWRTPETDIERKTEDCDTEGGCVQRAEDVENELSAAEEEDEDMDVESPLDLLDRKGKGKGKGKGKGKGKGKGKGKGKGKGKGKGKGKGKGNGKGKDNDNGKGNGKGKGKGKGKGKGKGKGKGKGKGDGKGKDKDDDDCDDTPKQCSNKNGRCMSRRQSCAGNTDDSDCRGNDQTCCMKYQCSNTPKECERNNGICINRMDNCAGKTQNNLCENEHCTCCKKDECGKTSSKCSSKRGKCINIMDYCDGKTDSDLCDGNNCTCCYDSK